In Lutra lutra chromosome 6, mLutLut1.2, whole genome shotgun sequence, the following are encoded in one genomic region:
- the LOC125103187 gene encoding 60S ribosomal protein L10a, with protein MSSKVSRDTLYEAVREVLHGNQRKRRKFLETVELQISLKNYDPQKDKRFSGTVRLKSTPRPKFSVCVLGDQQHCDEAKAVDIPHMDIEALKKLNKNKKLVKKLAKKYDAFLASESLIKQIPRILGPGLNKAGKFPSLLTHNENMVAKVDEVKSTIKFQMKKVLCLAVAVGHVKMTDDELVYNIHLAVNFLVSLLKKNWQNVRALYIKSTMGKPQRLY; from the coding sequence ATGAGCAGCAAAGTGTCCCGCGACACCCTGTACGAGGCGGTGCGGGAAGTCCTGCACGGGAACCAGCGCAAGCGCCGGAAGTTTTTGGAGACGGTGGAGCTGCAGATCAGCCTGAAGAACTACGATCCTCAGAAGGACAAACGCTTCTCGGGCACCGTCAGGCTTAAGTCCACTCCCCGCCCCAAGTTCTCCGTGTGTGTTTTGGGGGACCAGCAGCACTGTGATGAGGCCAAGGCAGTGGATATTCCTCACATGGACATTGAGGCGCTGAAGAAACTCAACAAGAATAAGAAGTTAGTCAAGAAGCTGGCCAAGAAGTATGATGCCTTTTTGGCTTCAGAATCTCTGATCAAGCAGATCCCACGAATCCTGGGCCCAGGCCTGAATAAGGCTGGCAAGTTTCCTTCCTTGCTGACCCACAATGAGAACATGGTGGCCAAAGTGGATGAAGTGAAGTCCACCATCAAATTCCAGATGAAGAAGGTGCTGTGTCTAGCAGTGGCTGTTGGTCACGTGAAGATGACAGATGATGAGCTCGTGTACAACATCCACTTAGCAGTCAATTTCTTGGTGTCCTTGCTCAAGAAGAACTGGCAGAACGTCCGCGCTTTGTACATCAAGAGCACCATGGGCAAGCCCCAGCGTCTGTACTAA